Within Telopea speciosissima isolate NSW1024214 ecotype Mountain lineage chromosome 8, Tspe_v1, whole genome shotgun sequence, the genomic segment TAGACATTCTTAAGATATTTAAGAACTGACACCTCCTATTCCTCATCTAGTCTAAGGATCCACCCTTCCCGTCCCcttgtatttttatttgctcCATTTCGTGTCCGCTCCAttttgccatgttcctctaataGAGTGGGGTGGACCTAaaggtgtaaatgaatagccaaaatccgtttctgtatcTATGTTtatattcgtttagcactatccaaatccgtccaaaGGCTAAATAGATGCAAATACGGATAGGCtgtaggctatagctatccgaaaagttatatttacatgtaaacgaataaaatatccgatccatatccatatccgtttagcactatccaaatctgtccgaaaactaatcgaatgtggatgcggatataacaaTACCCGAGCCGAATCTAATCCATTTATATCCctaggtggaccccacccgactAGTGTTCGGatagggatagggtggtcatttacgaccccccctccccccctcccccccatgCCCTGTAAGATGAAGTTGGGGTAATGGACCTGCCCAGGAAACGGAGCAGATAAGgttccctcccccctcccccctcccacacacacactcacactcacactcacactcactcacacacacacacacacacaaaaagggTGTTTTCGGGAACTCACTTCGGAAACACGGGGTTGTTTTAGTAGTTACATGTAAAAAATGAAGACCTCCTTACCAAGGAAACCCTAATTTGTCAGATACATATATATCAGCTGGGGGAGTCGGAGGGAAAGGTATAAGGATGTGGAAAAATCACACTTCAAAAGATGTGTTATTGTCTTTTCAGTCTTTTAAGGTTTTCCGGATATTTCAAGTATTTCCCTATTGTTCAGTCCTTCATTCGTATTCTTTGTAGCTTGGATTTCTGTTGTAGTACAAAATTGGCTTTGCAAAACCCTTTCTTCTTATACCATTATCTTTCGATTGAAGGATTTCTCCTTTTGTTATCTCTTTTGCTGTCCCCCTTTTATTTAGTATGATTTAggggtcttatgatggtatgaATTTTGAGGTAATTTTGAATCATTTTATTTGAGACCTGATTATAATTTGATGACAAATACAAGCTATTTCTGACATATTCTACCATCCACCAtatctgcttttttttttggtttcattgTCTGCAGTATAGCATTGGGGGATATGATCAACTCCGTCTGGTTTTTCCAATGTTTGAATTATAACTAGTAGGGTATGATAATTTTATTTGCATTAATTAAAAACTTGAACTAATAGATTTCAATATTAAAAGTTTGGAACTGAAACTACCATTTGAGTAATCGAATGGAAAGCTCTCTGCAAGTCGAAAGCTTCCTGTGTTAGTAAACATAAAAATTCTGAGATTTAATTTTGGAACCAATTCTATGATTCTAAAACGGTGATGGGTAATAGGGAACAGAGAAATTTCTCCTACCAAAAATCCTTGCATGAACAGATCCCATTTTTGAACTTATGGAAACGAACACGGTCCCTCACTATTATCTCACGTTTATAAACACGGGAAACAAGCTTGGTCATGGAGTGACAGTCTTCGCAAACTCTGAGGTTCTTCACAATCCGAATGGTAGCCCCAGTGGATGTGTTAAGTAATCCAAAGGCAATTGCAAGTTTTTCACTGTGGTAGCAGAGGGtggtttccttctcttcctcgtCGATATCAAACAGAACTTGACTCGTCTCTGGTTTATAATCTTCTTCTAATTGTATCCTTGTAATCATCTCCTTCAACATTGAGTTGATCTTCTTCATCTGTGGGTGAGAACCATCACCCATTATGAACTCATGAATCTCACCATCCAAATCAATCAAGCTACCTCCAGGAATCGTCTTTAAACccttttccttcatcttcttcctcactttGGTGACATCGTTCCATCTCCCTGCCTTGGCATAGATATTTGATAACAAAGCATAACGACCACTGTTCTGTGGCTCCAATTCAAGCAAAAGCTTCCCAACTCTCTCACCCAGTTCTAGATTCCCATGGATCCTACAAGCGCCTAATAGAGCTCCCCACACAGCTGCATTTGGTTTCATGGGCATAGATTTTATAAGGTCTTCTGCCTCTAACAAATGACCTGAGCGGCCAAGGAGGTCGACGGCGCAGCCGTAGTGCTCCACTGTGGGCTCTATCCCATACGCTTGTTTCATAGAAGTGAAGTAGCTGAGGCCTTCATCGACCAAACCCGCATGAGCACATGCGTTTAGCACACCTAAGAAGGTGATGCTATCTGGTCTAAACTTCTCCCTCTGCATCTTCAGAATAAGCTCAATCGCATCATCGGCGCGTCCGTGAATTGCAAGACCACCTATCATGGCATTCCATGAGAAGACTTCTTTGTATTTCATCTTCTCAAAAACCTCCCATGCCAAGTCAAGACGTCCACACTTGGCGTACATATCCACCAGAGATGTCCCTAGAACTGCATCTAATCGGATGGAATTACGTCTTATGTAAGCGTCGATCCATCTGCCTTGATCAAGAGCCCCAACATTCGCACAAGCAGCTAGTACACTTGAAAGGACGAACTTTCTTGGCTGAATTCCCTCTTTTTGCATCTGATGGAAGACCATCAGAGCATCCTTGAAACCACCTCCTTCGATACAACCATCGATCATTGCACTCCAAGAGATCTCATTTCTCTGAGGCATAACGTCGAACATTTGTTTTGCGGCATCTATCATACCACATCTCCCGTAACCAGTGATCATGGCGTTCCAGGAATCGATGTTCCTCTCTGGCATACTCTCAAACAAGCCACTTGCGGCCTCCATGTCCCCACTTTTGAAGTACCCATTGATCATCGCGTTCCAGCACACGACATCTGATTCTCTTGCGCCCTCGTCAAGCATCTTGCGAGCATCTACAACGCGGCCGCAGGTCGCGTACATCTGAATCCCGGAACTTCTTATGTGGGCATCTCCTTTATGCAGGCCATGTTTTAGAGCGTGGGCATGAAATTGCATCCCCCCTTCGACTGCCTTAGCGACAGCACACGCCTTGAATAGGGTCGGGAAGGTGAACTTGTTGGGCCTGGAATCTGCAACAACCATTTCACAATACAAGGTGATGGCCTTATCTGGGGCATGGTTTTCTAAGTACCCTTTGATCATGGAGTTCCATAAGAAGGTGTGAGGTTGCGGAACTTGGTCGAAGATCTTGAGTGCACAATCCAAGCTGCCAAAATGAGGGTTGGCATAACACTTCACCAAGGAACCAGCGACGTAACTGTCTTGGGAGAAGCCATTTTTTATTATCTGGGCGTGGGTTTGTTTGAGATGTTGCAGAGAAGTGCTGCAGTTGGTGTTTAAGAGGGTTGAGAGAGTTTTCTGTGTAAGTTTGGAGGAAATATCGTTGGGTACGAGATGGCAAGAATTAGGCTCTGTGGCCATTGTTGTGGTCATTTCTGCAACCACTAACCTCCAGGCTGTGGCAACATTACACTACCACTCATCACTCATAACCCAGCATGAGCGGAGCTCTGTTTAACAAACCATCTGCATTCTGGATAAGAGACTTGGGCCCCAGTGCTGCAAAAGGCTGACCTTAGGTATAGGAGATCAAGCCCCAATTCAACCTTGTTTTTCACTTTCTCCGGCCAATTGCCAAAACATAAACCCTTTTGGACAAGGGTTTCCTGGTCTGCACCAAATGCTTGTCACGTGGCAGGTCACATGGAACCGAAATTTGGAAATTTGGTCGAAAGGTAGATACTCGAGGTTTTCtattcatatgtcaagtttcaacctaaACAAAATTTGTATCTATGGTAAAATAATGAACAAAAACTTCTTCAATACAAAGAGATTGTGTGAGTCATGGAAAGAATGCATGGACATGAAAGCATAAATGACTGAACTTGAAACTGAAATTCCTTGAGTACAACGAAAATGCATGAGTTATCGAGAAGATGCATTGACACGAAGggataaatgattgaatttgagactAAGGAACCTTTGGCccattttttccccttcctagGGGCAATCAATAACCTTATTCTTCTATACTCTCCCTTTAAAATAAGTGGGGaaaaaaacctgatttcttttctttaaaaacCTAAAATGACAAACTGAACCGGAGCCCTCCAACAAGCCTCACTCACACGACTCACACCTCTCTTCTCTCATTTCTCACAGGAGAGTATGCCATATAGCAAACAAATGTGTAAGATTTAGGGTGGGCTTTACGTTTTATGttgtagaagaaaaagagtGAATACAATTGTAACAAGATAGAGTTCTCTGGATCATTCAGGCTTCAAAGACACCCTACAACAACCTTGCGATACTccaacaaaatttattttttattgggggAAGCAAGCTTGCCATA encodes:
- the LOC122670704 gene encoding pentatricopeptide repeat-containing protein At5g48910-like, which codes for MTTTMATEPNSCHLVPNDISSKLTQKTLSTLLNTNCSTSLQHLKQTHAQIIKNGFSQDSYVAGSLVKCYANPHFGSLDCALKIFDQVPQPHTFLWNSMIKGYLENHAPDKAITLYCEMVVADSRPNKFTFPTLFKACAVAKAVEGGMQFHAHALKHGLHKGDAHIRSSGIQMYATCGRVVDARKMLDEGARESDVVCWNAMINGYFKSGDMEAASGLFESMPERNIDSWNAMITGYGRCGMIDAAKQMFDVMPQRNEISWSAMIDGCIEGGGFKDALMVFHQMQKEGIQPRKFVLSSVLAACANVGALDQGRWIDAYIRRNSIRLDAVLGTSLVDMYAKCGRLDLAWEVFEKMKYKEVFSWNAMIGGLAIHGRADDAIELILKMQREKFRPDSITFLGVLNACAHAGLVDEGLSYFTSMKQAYGIEPTVEHYGCAVDLLGRSGHLLEAEDLIKSMPMKPNAAVWGALLGACRIHGNLELGERVGKLLLELEPQNSGRYALLSNIYAKAGRWNDVTKVRKKMKEKGLKTIPGGSLIDLDGEIHEFIMGDGSHPQMKKINSMLKEMITRIQLEEDYKPETSQVLFDIDEEEKETTLCYHSEKLAIAFGLLNTSTGATIRIVKNLRVCEDCHSMTKLVSRVYKREIIVRDRVRFHKFKNGICSCKDFW